CTTTACATCTAGGTGCCATCAAAAGAATCATATCATCTGGTACTTTATAATCTTTTCTCATGATATAACACTGCTGTTCATCAAATAAAACTTTGTGCCTCTTGTCACACACTTGAGAGACAGACAGCTGGTTATTGGACATTTCCTTTACATAGCTCACTTTGTAAAAACTGACCAAAGAATTTGAAATCATCCCTTGAGCAGTTATAAACCCTCCTTGATCACCAACAAAAGAAACAGGTCCACCCTTAATAGATTTAACATCATTCAACAGAgacatgtttcctgtcatgtgcctggatgccctactatcaacaatccaagtgttTTTGTTTGGATTGTAGGTGACCTgcataaataaaaaagaaaaatgaTTAGTTTGAGGGGGATACCCATGCCTTTTCGGTAATGGGTTTTCCATTTACATTAACAGCCATTTCATTTTCCCTGAAAGTGGTGCCCGAACCACTAGCCCCATTAGAACCCTCCTTTGTCACCCACATTTGGTTCTTATGTAAGGGTTTCTTAAAATAAACATTATCCTGTTTAACCCTTTTACTGTCTTCAATTGTGGATTGATTCTCATAAATCACATGTTGACTTGACCCATGAGAGTTAGGTCTAGACGACATCTGATTCATAGGAGGAGAAGCTGATCGAAATTTTTGAAACCTTTTAGGGGGACTCAGCTCAATCCTCTTTCTGGGTGCTACAAATTGTTTAGAACAATGAACCGCCCTATGACCTCCCAACCCGCAATGCAAACATGTACGCACAGTTTCAATTTTATCATCCCTAAAATAGGAATTGAAGCAAGGTCTACGAACAGGTGGAGATCTATTTCTAAAATATCTGGGTGGAGATCTCCTGTTTACAGGAGATCGCTCAGGATTTCTATCAGGAGATCATTTTGGTGGAGGAACATACTTTGATTGCAAATTTCCAGCAGGTTTCAAGAAATCCTCCTCCTCAAAATTAGGACCTTTAACAAATTTAATTGGCGATCGGTTCCTAATCTTTATTGGTCTCTGATTTGCCGAGTTTTTAAGAATTTTAACAGTTTCAGGATTAGGTTTTTCTACATTTTCAGTTTTTTCTACTCCTGCACTATGAGTCTCGGATGTACCTATCCCGTTACCCTTATCTAGTTCGGTCGGTTTAATGGGAACATAATCTTCCCCGAACTGTTTCTCCGGAGGTGGGAAACTATAGTCATGCTCAAATGGAGGAGGACACTGTTTATAATCACCACTAGTTTCTTTTCCTCCAACATTCTGACAATACTCTATGACAAACGCAGATCTCTTGTAAATATAGGCCTTTTCCTTTTCAGTTTCAAAACTGATCTTAAAGGATTCTTTTTCTCTCTTAAGCTCATCTATCTCCTTAATCTGCCTTATTATGGTCTGATTATTTAACAGCACATTCGACTTCAAATCGGTCACCTGATTGTCTAATGTCTTAATTATGTCCCTAAACTCCTTTTCTCTATTCTTAAAATACAGATTATCCTCATATTGCTTCTTAAGAACTTGATAAGCCTTTTTAAGGACATCTATTTCTTGATTTAAAGCAACACAATTATTACAGTTTAGGCAAATATCAGACAATCTTTTGACCTGATCCTCTAGAGTTACACATCTATTGCTTGTTTTAACCGACTCTCTAAGTTCGCTAAGCtgcttttcaaggttaacacattTAGTACATACAAATTCAGTTTCTAGAGTTACCTTGGCTTTACTTGACAAATCAGCCAGAAATGCATATACGCGTGGAGCTTTCTCATTAGCTTGACCAGACTCTGAATCAGATTCTGACTCCGATTCCGAACTTGAGCTATCCGAACCAAAATCTGACGAACCTCCTTTCTCGGCCACAAACCTGTCTGCAACACTTCCCTTTGTAATGATACCAGACGAACGACCAATTTCTTTATAGAACTTCCTCGGTTCATCATCTGAGCTGGAAGATTCACTGTCGGTCCAAACATCTCCATCATTATGTTTTGCCCATTTAAACTTCTCTTGAACCCTTTTATTCACATACCCTCTTCGTAAACAATTAGCCCAGTACCATGCCTATCCAAACGTTCCTCCATCTTACATCCTAGGCATTTACATTGTTTATCTCTTCCAATGCAACCCATCTTTTCTCTCTCAGCCTTTTCTTTTACTTCCTCTTCTTCAGTCATCTGAATCCTAACTACATTAGGATGACGATCGTAAGTATCAGTCACATCGAAAGACCAATCATAGGACTCATCATCATAAGTAACTGCTAAAGCCTTCGATGATTCATCCATAATGGGAACATTGACAGTATTCTTCGATTCACGCTTCTGATTATGAAATGGGTTATGAAATCCTTGCTGCTTTGGTTTAGTGCAGTTTTGCTCGAAATGACCCAACTCTTGACAGTTATGACACCTTACTTTGTTCATGTCAAAACCAAACTTGGTGTTCTTACTCACACCCAAGTATTTTTCCCAAGTCTTTTCAATGTATCTTTTCACCCTGCGAATCACACTTCCCATAGCCCATAGAATATCCATTTTCTCCATCTCGTTCTCGTCTATCTGATCGTAGTCTTCCTGTTCCAAATGACTATTACCAATTCTCCCATGTAACAAATCATTGTAAGAATTTACTACCATCGAGACTAACACCATATCCTCCTCAACTCCTGTTATCGTACGCAAGCGAATATTCTCTGTTCTCAAAACCTCAGCACTTGCTCCCTTGTTCAAAGTTGTCTGATACAGAACACTTTGAGGTGCAGAAGTGACATAACTTGACGTTATCTTCTCAGAATTTAAAGTAAAAGCTATTTGTGGTTGGGCGTGTTTAATTTTAGATGAACCAATTTCTGGAGCCTTATACTTCACAGGATTCTGAACAGTCTCTAACCTCTTCAACCTTTCTTGAAATTCTAGCTCCTTTGCCTGAAGCTTAGTAACAAACGCACTCAACGAATTATCCATGATAGCAAAGGACTTCTCAATCTCAACAATCATTGGATCCCACTTAATTGGTAACCCCTCATGAAAGCATTGGACAAGCTTCTTAGTCAGAAAAACAATATTAACACGTTTGAGTTCAGTTAACAAGTGACGATATCTAGCAACAGTATCTTTTAAAGATTCATTGGGCTGAACGGCAAAATTCTTCCACTCTTTCTTCAGAACCTTGCCTTTTGTTTTTCTATATTCGGCTGTCCCTTCATTACCACTCTCTAGAGCATTCCATAAAGCATAGGTTGTCAAATGTGTTTCAAACTGATGGAATATCTCTTTAGACAATGCTTGAGTAAGATGGCTATATGCTTTACACTCAAGATTATAGTCCTCACGCTCAGTTGCAGACAATTCCATGGGTGTCTTGGTTTCTCCATGATCCTTAGTCGGAAAGACATATTCAACATTCAAGAAATTATATAACCTAGAGTCTATGCCGTTTAACGAAATCAAGAACCTAGGCTTCCATTCTGCAAAATCATCCAAAGATTCCAGTCTAGGTACCCTATATGAGCTACCAATCTCATTTTCTGTCTTCAACAAGTGATGGAGACCTGACGACGAAGCACCGACAAGAGCTGATTGCATTTCAGGAGATTCAAATGCGTCTGACATTGTAACCGTATGGTTGCACGGTACGGTTGCAGAAGTTTATACAGTTGCAATACACGGATGCAAGTGATGTGACATGGTTGCAAGATACACGGGTGTAAGGTATAACCGGACGGATGCAGAGTGTATCCGTACAGTTGTGATGTTATACGGTTGTGATTTAAGCGGATGGAGATTACACGGATGCAAGACGTATCCGTACGGTTGTGGTATCCGGATGGTGTACCCGTGCGGTTACAGTGTGTAACCGTACGGTTGAATGCTTGGTCGAATTTGGGCAGAAAAACTGCACaggaattagggtttaaggttttggtCGATCTAGCACTCAATCTTGAGAAAAACCAGCGTATGTTTGACGTCCAAAATAAAGTTTTAGACCAGACTAACACGTTTACTTCAACAAAAACACGAATTAACACTGAAAAGTCATGATTCAAATGGGTTTTTGACAAAAACACTAAAAACACAATTTCTTAACAAAGTTTGACAAAAACCAATCGtttaatcaatcacacaagctctgataccacttataggatcgtgtaaacaggattaaacgatcttagattcaataacgagtgcgtaaaatctcgttattgggttttatactcaaaactcaatgaaaacctttgatcttaatgataaaatcgacttagatatgttaaagatcGACTATATTGAATGCTAGAGCACCAGGGAATCGGATTGTACGTGTAGTATATGCTAggattcgtaaccctaacaatAACCCTGAAATCCCCTTTAAATATACACAGCACGTTGCAATCGTGCGGTTGCaccttgcaaccgtgcggttgcctgtCTACCCGTACGATTGcatcctgcaaccgtgcggttgcataccACCAGAGAAAGCTAAACGATTAAGCTTATTAACTTGAtcataatgaactcggggactaatTTATGCACCAACAATAATTGTTAAGTTACAGAATGTTTGTAAATTGTCTTATAACTAGCTTAATTGTGCTTCAGCGTTGCATAATGTTTGATGCGCTTATGTAGATAATTGAAGGTATAACAAGTTAATATCATTAGAattattcataaaatagcatatatTATTATATTGTTAAGTGCTAATCAGTTGACTTTGGGATTTCAACTAGTTTGTGTGCTTGGATTAAAACTGATGGAATATTAATTTCAAGTTGGTTATGCTTGACATTTAACTAAATTAACGCATAATAAggagatgtattattattattctttttataataataataataataataataataataataataataactatatactaCGTAATTACTATGAGATGTTACTATTCACAGGTTTATTCCAATCATTTTACTCATGGTAATTATAGTAGTATATAGCTATAGTTTTGTTTCATTCTTATCTATCTTCATAGGAGGCTCAGCAAACCTTTGGCCCACCTCCCTTTCCTAAATCATTATAGATAGATGAAGCCACTTGTCACTTAGGCCCATCAATAGCATCCATAACCTTTTGTCTCATCCCCGATTGTACTACTTCAATGTATATATCTGATCtgatatttaatatacatatacatatagatatcgGTAGTTGTCCGGTCGTACCCAAACAATAAGATTCTTGAGGAAAATGCACCTAAGATCAAATATTTCGAGGCGGCTTTCGTGGAAAATTCAATACACACATTCTTATTTATTtacattcttatttatttatttatttatttatttattattatttttttaaatgcaAAGCCTAAAAGTAAGATTGGTGGGAATTGAATCCGGATACATTCTTATATTATACTCCTATTAAATTATTtttaaaagtaatatatatatatatatatatatttatatatatatatatatatatatatatatatatatatatatatatatatatatatatatatatatatatatatatatatatatatatagtggtaggatcaagagggaagtaaccaatcgggggaagcgggggaaagcaatttttttttccgttttttgaaaaaattttgttcacgaacattatagattagatgaaaatatgaacatttagtagagacactttgtgataaatatttttattttggcgaaaaacgctcgaagaagtaatatatataacaattatcgtgtttttcgagcgtatgttgaggttttagctattggggtttagatattagggtttagatattagggtttagaaatttagggtttagggtttagatttagggtttagatttaggatttagattgagtttttaacatgaacggtttaaagtttagggtttagggtttaaggtttggtgttttgggtttattccataaaccctaaaccctaaaccctaaactctaaatcgggctaaattttacttcacaaaacatggaaaaaaaaacgttcatattcttcaagaaacaatattatcttgaatgttatttttatcgatcgtttttccgcctaattaataacattcatcacgaagtgtctcttctaaatgtttatattttcgtgtgatcttaatgCCGAAAAAAAAACAATCCAAAAtacacgaaaaaaaaaaaattttgcttcccctcgtttccccccgattggttacttccccattgatcttgccccatatatatatatatatatatatatatatatatatatatatatatatatatatatatatatatatatataatgacatcATAACATTTTTTAGGGTATACGATTGTAACTTACatataataattaattttttaatTATTTGTATCATATATTTTACATAAAAGTTGACATTACTTCACTATGTTTTACATGTACGATATAAACTAAAAATTTTTTGAATTAtaatttttttgagttttttttcttgttttctttACAACTTTTTTCCCATCCTTTTTCTACCTTcgttttcatatatttattttttttatgttcaaTTAACCGAACAAAACCACCATGTAGCGAAACGTGTAATTAACCGATTGTGTTAACCTGCCAAAATCAACCCATCAATTAACCGACCAAAAACATCTGCTGCGAAGCTCGGTTTTTTTATTAATTCCTCGTTGTCTCTAATTTCGGTATGGTTAGATCGTTTCTGCCGAGTCAAAAAGACACTTATTTTATATTTACGCCTTTTTGACCTGACACAGTTGATCTATgagttcattatttatttttatgagTTGATTGAAATTTATATGATCTATGAactcattaaatattaatattaatatagcacgATAGATTGATATGCAATGAAGATATATACATTCATGAACAAGTAAACCAAACATTGAAGATAACATGTCATAGATAGAATTCTCACTTATATACATCTAAACAAGAAGaaagtttattatatttatatatatttcttaAGTTAACATCTAAACAAGAAGTTACTGTCTATACAAGAAGTGTTTAATTAGAGACTTGAAGATGTACACAAAATAAAGATATCACTAGTGAATACTAAAGGAGTTTGTATTATGAAACTGTCACATTTTGGTTGCTCAATCAACAACTTTTCGATCGCTCATCTCTCTTGTAATCGAAGGTATGCAACTCGAACTCCTAGTAAGACCACCTTTCATGTTAACATTATTACCATAACCTCTCTTTTGATCTCTAGGACTAAGAGATTTAGCCCTATTTACATTACTCTTTTTCAACATCTCCTTCATCGCGTTAGCTTGAAACAAAACAGGATTGGTCCTATCAAACCGATTAAACCTCACACAAACCCTAGTATGTTCACTAAGTGCTTCTTCTATATTCCCTCCACTTTTTGCCTTTTCTTCCTTCACAGCTTCGGAACATAAACCGCATATCAACTTTCCTAGAAACTTTTCACGCACTCGAGCTATGTACTCTGGGGTGCACTCTTCGGACATGCCACAACACTCGCATTTTGCATCTTCGACTTCTGAAATAGGAGGAAGTTTTAAGTGATCCGCAACTTCATCGTCTACTTCTTTACTTAGCTCGTAAGATATATCGGATATCGTTCTTTGTAAGGTGTCCATTGATAACCTTGAAGGCTTTTGAATGTTGTTTGGCTTACTTTTAGCCAAATTATTATAGGAAGCCAATAAAGTATCTCTGTCGGGTGCCATAACGAAATTGTGTTGTTTAAATTTGAAGTATTTGAGTTGTGATGGTTAAAGATGTTATGCGTTGGTTGTTTACTATATAGTGTGTGATTTCATCTAGTTGTTGTATGCATGTGGATGATGTGTATTCTTTCACTTACATTAAAAGGATGTGGACTAAAAGGTACCTTAGCTTTTAGGTTTCGGATGTGAACCAACAGTTATAAAATAATTACCTTTTCTTGAGGGAAAGTCATGGAGAAATATTAGATGAATGTGTGTGAGATACCAAGACTGAAAGCTAGTCTTCTTCAAAAGAAAatataatatgttttttttttcaagATAAACCATAAGCATTTATGTGTTTGAGTCATGATTTTGATATTACTCGGATTAATCAGTCTAAATCGGTAACCCTTGGTCAACAGGTATTACTCAGTATTACTAACTTAGTCAACATCTAATTGCTACCCGAGTAGCTGATTATTCTCTTGAAAGTCCTGACCGAGAACTTATGATTTTTGCAACCTTCATGTTTGTTATGTAAATTAGGAAATCGATTATCAAAATAATCTATTTAGGACCGGCCCTGAGCTCCTTTTAATACCAGATATATTAACAAAATGAATTAACCTACCAATGAGGATCAGTATTCATTGAACCTTACTTGGTTCAGCTACTTAATTATTTACATGAATCCTAAGTTCTATTTTACTTCTAGTGCACGTCACTTGATTTACTAAGTTTTTCGTGAATTAATATCATATGAGcaattttttatttttagaaaaCGTATTTATCAGAATGTTAAAAAGTTACTTTAGACAGTACAAAACTTTTTGATGCccaatatatagattttttttcgTGAGTGGCCACCgtgttgcccaatgaagcacactaaCCGGGTTTAAttcttggctatgccaaattgttcaaaaagagagtgtgactagaggttgtgtataatgcgcaattcacccgataccaggtctcgcgctcggggagtTTGATTACTCGAGGtcttaccttctatgggggagccaatgtgctcgttcataggagggtttccacgcttatctcaaaaaaaaaaaaagatttttttttaaatggtAGATTTTAGAGCATCACTTACAAAAATAGAAACTAAATAAAATTATTTACAAAAATAGTAAAATCGATGTTTCAAACTTCAAATTTGGTAAAactgaagtttggaacttcggataTGACCCTTTTTGACAATGTGGCAGTTATGGCCAAACGATAATGATAcgtggcaaaaccgaagtttggaacttcggtttcatTCAATAGTTCAACCGTAATTTTAATGCTCACTAACCCATTGATCcgtgttaaaaaaaaaaactggCGAATAACTGATGGCCACGTGGAAACCGAAACTTCGGTTTCTCTATTTATTTAAACCGAAGTCTGGTACTTCGATTTCTCACACATTCAACAAAAACTAGACTTTCTTGCAAAAAaaccaaattacaaaaaaaaaaaaaaaaaaaaaaataaataaataaatgctcAAATGAATCAAGTTCGTTCTAGATCAGTCCCGATTGATAGGTCTCTTATGTTTCTACAAGCAGAAAAGAGTCATATGTCATTTTCAATATTTACTAGGAAGATTGAAGAAGATGTGTTAATAAAACCAAGAAGATGTGATATCATCTTTTGGTAACGTATTACGGGTCTTGAAAACGAAGCAATACATGAGGGGTCCAGGTGTACCTTGATAATATCGGATTAGGTTTAGTTTATAAATTAGGTAAACAAAGACTAGATTGGTCACCTATTACTGCTATCGTTGAAAGATGGCGCCCGGAGATGCATACGTTCCACTTACCGATTGGTAAAACTCTTaccttatatattaataattatttatttctgatagttaaagctaaggggtataaaatactattaaattttagcaggaaatactattaaatacgatacaattttacacaagatatttatttatttatagaatggatatacttaaaccttgctacaacacttataggcagtgtacctaatcgtacagtagtgtagtttttagtaagtccggttcgttccacaaggaaaatctttaaacaaagcttaacgctatattagtttacttttataaaaatacaaatatatatataagtaatattattattataaagggaggtttttaccgtttaatgaccggtttgtcgattttaaaactttagtcgcagttaaaacaaaatgtaaaatattaaataaataaaagacttaatttaaagtgtaaagtaaataacgataatgaaattgcgaataataaaagtgcgataaaataaacttgcgataattaaaaagtacgataattaaaagtgcaattaaatacaataacaataaaaatgcgataattagaagtgcaattaaatataaaataaaggaaattaaatatgaaataaaagaattatgcttatttaaacttccgtaatcatgatgtttgacgtgttaattttagttttatgcccatgggttaattgtcctttgtcctggattatttaatatgtccatacggatttgtccataatagtccatcagtcataaatataaagagcgaaagccttcgtcaaattattcttattcccgaagtcaaatatttcaactaattggggattcgaattgtaacaaggttttaatactttgtttaatgaatacaccaggttatcgactgcgcgtaaaccaaggttttactactttgttaacaattacaccaattacccttgaatgtaattcacccctgtttcaacaagtctattaactattaatccagttccgtgtccggtaaaatgaataattattggtatttatagatatcccgcccaccgtacccagtcaagcgtatgtggttatatataaatacgtcaaattataagtttgtatattaaattaacaaggtattgtttagttaatataaaacccattaatagcccatagtctaatttccacaagtgtcgtttttttatccaaatcccaattatggtacaaagcccaattacccaattttagtaattagcccaacatcatgattacttcggtattaaataagcataataataacttagctacgagacattaatgaaaataatataaacataacttacaatgattaaaaatagcgtagcgttacacggacagaatttcgacttacacccttacaacattcgctaacatacccttattattaggatttaaaattaaaattaaaattaaaatataaatataaatattacgtatagatatagagagattgatatattggttatttttttacgatcagaatagcgagctttataggcagtttcaacatttggggctccgcgactcgcggcccttttcttcttcaaactccgcgagtcgcgtagatcatttttacagctcacccacatttggctctttgtttgccgacgattttttttataaatataatatatataattaatataattaattatatattatattatatttatatacatagttaacttgtaatttttagtccgttgcgtcgagcgttgagagttgactctggtcccggttccggatttttgaacgtccttgcgtacaatttaatatcttgtactttgcgttttgaatctagtactcttgtaatttcgagacgtttcttatcaataattggaacctctttgattgtattttgtacttttgagctttttggtcgtttgcgtcttcaattcgtcgaatctgtcttttgtcttcaccttttattatttaaacgaatatcacttttaaatagaacaattgcagctaaaagcttgtctttcttgaggaataatgctatgaaatatatgttcgtttttagcattatcaaatattcccacacttgagcgttgcttgtcctcaagcaatatcgtcttgaaatactagaatcacttctttattcttcacactttgtacatcagtgatttctatacggcggtataaacaatggtagtaacgatatggtttacagtcccacatgactataaaaatttagatccattaaggaaattggatctttatgaaaacatttgatcttttgaaaattaaatctagtttttaccctagataagttttccggaataacccttcaccggtgtttgaaaattatttttgtgggtttggtgggtttcatatttgaaaattttagctcaaaacttatggttttgtgtcacccacttgctaaccttgtattcggaaagcaacacgtccagtatacttgctccgtatattacctttcggtaaactaccgtctggttgtaaaggaaagcgttgaacaagcaactgttaaggcaatgtcccctgacatgcttttaattatggtctataacgtgtcggacgcaattactatcctttgtaggagcaatagtaaagctcacccttttaatttgtcggtctggcacaaggtcctgtctttgaccatgctatgcaaccaccgttcttacggttgacacccgatttgtttCAGATGACCTaacgaattccaggtgaattcctaggattttacgttcaatggtaatgaacgcattgaaaatagggttttcagaaaacaaattggtttgtaattttgatcaaaatattttctcgttcaagctcgagtttagatatcattaaattccatgagtttaaattctcaatctttaaggtcaatctcaaggattgagtaatatcagtcttaaaagctgatttttaatctttaaggagattatcctttctgggaatctgattcattagtcttatcaagctaatttgcacggtgccctccccattttacgagacagatcctctcatggttaggataagtctgaccacttggcgaccctgtttgatgctgaggtccgtggatttcctgctgattttagagatgacttttcaagatttttcgtcaacctatagctggtctggacgacaacttcctgacctaaatcaagaagcgcgtttctttttcggaagactttacttccttttaatgatggaattgattcatcgtgtagatccatctcttcttttctttcatcgggtaaaacagtttagtttagtccaaagcaaaagtattttcagttatttgttacagaaatatgtgacatatgtttaaaatatcttggtaaattttcccacacttgacttttattttcctttttattgtcctctattccattttaaatgaattttaacattttagtttttttctcaatttatgtcctttccgaggtaacaataatttcggtgttaacacctagttttatcgttcataaatatgtataaacatgattttgagttcatttaattgaaaatttttactagaattgggtagtcagtatataagactagggctgttctttattatcagagagcactagattctaatacaactactgctttactagtagttttaatggtaaccaagtgtataaagtaaaaattttaaaatccgaaagaatttaaccccttcccacacttaagatcttgcaatgccctcatttgtaagaaatcagtaacaatttaaattattgagggtgatttgtgtgaaaatgattaaattttaccaaagtttccatacatatttgtgtttgcttgctgaatgataaatggtacatatcatttgttcattccgtcttgttgttatttcacatatattttgcatatattcgtcaaaattagttgcttttgctgaacttaatgccagtctttgaaaatgcattgttttaccctgttgtgtacataagataaactgcaaacatatatacatattttttttttgaagtttggtatattaccccacattcaaaaattattaaaatctaataataaaagttagaaaattataaaaactattacaatattaacataagtattaaatgtatcaacaattcaaattataaaataaataaaactaagtagactagggatgatactgataccagtaggggttccatgcataaccatatgtgctataaaatgcttcggctgggttatacgta
This genomic stretch from Rutidosis leptorrhynchoides isolate AG116_Rl617_1_P2 chromosome 11, CSIRO_AGI_Rlap_v1, whole genome shotgun sequence harbors:
- the LOC139877702 gene encoding uncharacterized protein; translation: MAPDRDTLLASYNNLAKSKPNNIQKPSRLSMDTLQRTISDISYELSKEVDDEVADHLKLPPISEVEDAKCECCGMSEECTPEYIARVREKFLGKLICGLCSEAVKEEKAKSGGNIEEALSEHTRVCVRFNRFDRTNPVLFQANAMKEMLKKSNVNRAKSLSPRDQKRGYGNNVNMKGGLTRSSSCIPSITREMSDRKVVD